A single window of Streptomyces cathayae DNA harbors:
- a CDS encoding ABC-three component system middle component 2 translates to MEAHRPVMMPEDEVAFRLAQLLLLLDAVAGQDAKGASLERIGYYDFLSANPFLVVDSDGREGNMLRLAGFDPQVLSYASSSQRFTSRRERIQHDLGLLVAYGCCEVHNRNGAFAYSISNRGRELGARFTATYAASFATAASIVVRRLRKLSDKALREQTARWLRPDGEGGPGAALLSVLGPGPQAPDMPWEG, encoded by the coding sequence GTGGAAGCACACCGGCCGGTGATGATGCCGGAGGACGAGGTGGCCTTCCGGCTGGCGCAGCTGCTGCTTCTTCTCGACGCTGTCGCTGGACAGGACGCGAAGGGGGCGAGCCTGGAGCGGATCGGGTACTACGACTTCCTGTCGGCGAATCCCTTCCTCGTCGTCGATTCCGACGGCCGGGAGGGCAATATGCTCAGGCTGGCGGGGTTCGATCCGCAGGTGCTCTCGTACGCGTCCTCCTCGCAGCGCTTCACCAGTCGACGCGAGCGCATCCAGCACGATCTCGGACTGCTCGTGGCTTACGGGTGTTGCGAGGTCCACAACCGCAACGGCGCCTTCGCCTATTCGATCAGCAACCGCGGTCGGGAACTCGGGGCGCGCTTCACCGCGACCTACGCCGCGTCGTTCGCCACTGCAGCGTCCATCGTCGTGCGTCGCCTCCGCAAGCTCAGCGACAAGGCGCTGCGGGAACAGACCGCACGATGGCTGCGGCCGGATGGAGAGGGCGGGCCCGGTGCCGCGCTCCTCAGCGTACTGGGACCGGGACCGCAGGCACCTGACATGCCCTGGGAGGGATGA
- a CDS encoding SLOG family protein, with product MCGSRRWPWPHTVEAVLDRLTARYGQGLVVIEGAATGADRAAHGWCRRHGLGEGRHRCYPMDWSAEKRSRPDRWRMAGPERNTRMLLNEQPRLVIAFHDHFNPSSGGTSDMALRAALSQVPVWLVPGPDVTVGTWMRPGIFPADRSRRVAAELRAAQGRQSRAQDHLGVPGDSRDPS from the coding sequence GTGTGCGGGAGTCGCCGCTGGCCGTGGCCGCACACGGTCGAGGCCGTCCTCGATCGGCTCACCGCCCGCTACGGCCAGGGCCTGGTCGTCATCGAAGGCGCCGCGACCGGCGCAGACCGGGCCGCCCACGGCTGGTGCCGCCGTCACGGCCTGGGCGAGGGCCGGCACCGCTGCTATCCGATGGACTGGTCCGCCGAGAAGCGCTCCCGCCCCGACCGGTGGCGGATGGCCGGCCCCGAACGCAACACCCGCATGCTTCTGAACGAGCAACCCCGGCTGGTCATCGCCTTCCACGACCACTTCAACCCGTCCAGTGGCGGCACCTCGGACATGGCCCTGCGGGCCGCGCTCAGTCAGGTGCCCGTGTGGCTGGTCCCGGGCCCGGACGTCACCGTGGGGACCTGGATGCGGCCCGGGATCTTCCCGGCCGACCGCAGCCGAAGGGTCGCCGCCGAACTGCGGGCGGCGCAAGGGCGACAGAGCCGGGCCCAGGACCACCTCGGCGTGCCTGGTGATAGCCGCGATCCATCGTGA
- a CDS encoding IS5 family transposase, whose product MPVLPSSITNPLWDQFQALLPEREAAAHPLGCHRPRIPDRVVFDKLLARLVLGGTYQQHADHTCSATTMRARRDEWIAAGVFERLHRLALEAYDEAIGLDLENLVVDGCIVKAPGGGQNTGRSPVDRGKSGLKRSVLVDGGGLPLGWVLAGANRNDSPLLRPTLETLRLFGFRLPPSITVHLDAGYDSQSNRALLEELGCAGRITPKGQFVPINHTHRWVVERTNSWHNRGFKALAIVTDRRAVVQDAWVALASAVIVIRRLLRRAWTAYRWDARPARRP is encoded by the coding sequence GTGCCCGTCCTGCCCTCCTCCATCACCAACCCGTTGTGGGACCAGTTCCAAGCCCTCCTGCCCGAGCGGGAGGCGGCCGCTCATCCGCTGGGCTGTCACCGTCCTCGCATCCCCGACCGGGTCGTGTTCGACAAGCTCCTGGCCCGCCTCGTACTCGGAGGCACCTACCAGCAGCACGCCGACCACACCTGCTCGGCAACCACGATGAGGGCCCGGCGGGATGAGTGGATCGCCGCCGGCGTCTTCGAGCGGCTGCACCGGCTGGCGCTGGAGGCATACGACGAGGCCATCGGCCTGGACCTCGAGAATCTCGTGGTGGACGGTTGCATCGTGAAAGCCCCTGGTGGTGGCCAGAACACCGGGCGCAGCCCGGTGGACCGAGGCAAGAGCGGTCTGAAGCGCTCGGTACTGGTAGATGGTGGAGGCCTGCCGCTGGGCTGGGTTCTGGCCGGCGCGAACCGCAACGACTCGCCGCTGTTGCGCCCCACTCTGGAGACCCTGCGCCTGTTCGGGTTCCGTCTGCCACCGTCGATCACGGTGCACCTGGACGCCGGCTACGACTCACAGTCAAACAGGGCGCTGCTGGAAGAGCTGGGCTGCGCTGGTCGGATCACCCCGAAGGGGCAGTTCGTGCCGATCAACCACACCCACCGGTGGGTAGTCGAGCGGACCAACTCCTGGCACAACCGGGGGTTCAAGGCGTTAGCGATCGTGACCGACCGGCGCGCGGTGGTGCAGGACGCGTGGGTGGCGTTGGCCAGCGCGGTCATCGTGATCCGCAGGCTGCTACGCCGGGCCTGGACGGCCTACCGGTGGGATGCCCGCCCGGCCCGACGGCCCTGA
- a CDS encoding IS982 family transposase, giving the protein MKTELDSLAIALYVKTDDLLKASPHLAPWRPAIGIAPQLTDAELVTLAMMQAMLGFTSEAKWLRYARAHLRHLFPYLPKQPGYNKRLRKAAELLRRVTRVLATDTSVWSDDVWIVDSTPVECGRSRETVKRSDLAGWAEYGHCASHSRFFWGLRLHLVCTLQGLPIAFALTGAKADERETLLDLLAAEPGLTAARPGQTLIGDKNYFGRDFEHQLAEQDIRLLRPARKGEAERPGASLFKPLRQVIESVNESFKGQLNLEQHRGRTPGGVIARVMQRILALTSAIWHNDHTGQPVLRSLTAYDH; this is encoded by the coding sequence GTGAAGACAGAGTTGGACTCCCTCGCCATCGCACTCTATGTGAAGACCGACGACCTGCTGAAGGCATCACCGCATCTGGCTCCCTGGCGTCCGGCCATCGGGATCGCTCCGCAACTGACCGATGCTGAGCTGGTCACGCTCGCGATGATGCAGGCCATGCTGGGCTTCACCTCCGAGGCCAAGTGGCTTCGCTATGCCCGCGCCCACCTGCGGCATCTCTTCCCCTACCTGCCAAAGCAGCCCGGCTACAACAAGCGCCTGCGCAAGGCCGCCGAGCTGCTGCGGCGGGTCACCCGGGTGCTGGCCACCGACACCTCGGTATGGAGCGACGACGTGTGGATCGTGGATTCCACGCCGGTGGAGTGCGGGCGTTCCCGCGAGACCGTCAAGCGCTCCGACCTGGCCGGATGGGCCGAGTACGGGCACTGCGCCAGCCACAGCCGCTTCTTTTGGGGCCTGCGCCTGCACCTGGTGTGCACCCTGCAGGGCCTGCCGATCGCCTTTGCCCTGACCGGGGCCAAGGCCGATGAACGCGAGACTCTGCTGGACCTGCTCGCCGCCGAACCGGGCCTGACCGCCGCCCGGCCCGGACAGACGCTGATCGGTGACAAGAACTACTTCGGCCGCGACTTCGAGCACCAGTTGGCCGAGCAGGACATCCGGCTGCTGCGGCCGGCCCGCAAGGGCGAGGCGGAACGGCCCGGTGCCTCGCTGTTCAAGCCGTTGCGGCAGGTGATCGAGTCGGTCAACGAGTCCTTCAAGGGCCAACTCAACCTCGAACAGCACCGAGGCCGTACACCGGGCGGCGTGATCGCCCGTGTCATGCAGCGCATCCTCGCGTTGACCTCCGCGATCTGGCACAACGACCACACCGGCCAGCCCGTCCTTCGCTCACTGACCGCCTACGACCACTAA
- a CDS encoding DNA recombination protein RecN yields MTTMQPLPGIRIRHLRLAGVSRNYDVDFTQDQRVRDLSVVAGAFSSGKTAVLEFIAYGLGGKRHPRHPEVLRKVRSCLLEVELSGEPHVIERPVGEPSKVAYVRRGTLDSPPLSKPESRTIEPAGAPESLSALLLGHCKLEGVQLREAPSSRESRTDPLSIRDLMNLAFLPNERIASMNFLFENEYMKKHKLKQVVDVVFGVHDDRAVELGQRIKELGVRLTQARSELAAARAFVDEQDVPTVGALIAEQYEGELRELTEQLRALDEAAQAGTTFAGRLRREHQQAAERARRAAGVVRDCETQLTRMMPLRAQYADDLVKLNMLAEAQRLFDPLSVTTCPACLNRLPVPPSVENGSCSLCSHELPYDDGHRTLGTATAEHSSDEGRLDVAAEIRATKARLKEITAYVEGLDSSLATLKLQAEDAAIDEERAAAAVDEATSPTVTPFLAARDNIQRRREEVLRHLQHAENATKLQAGLEKRAALVERQEAQIERLREERDRLGDAAQDRDLVVGRISGRYSELLRQWRYPKLSQPVIDTNLVPHVRGGSYREASSGARTLLTLAWQLAVFEVAVETSAAHPGFLMIDSPQKNLGHGATRDAVIADAIAIDDFYRHLTSWLAEQGAGAQVIIVDNSPPVLVEENVVVRYSRNEDRPPYGLIDDETTTDEGSPELPPHPA; encoded by the coding sequence ATGACCACCATGCAGCCTCTGCCTGGCATCCGGATCCGGCACCTGCGCCTTGCTGGCGTCAGCCGGAACTATGACGTCGATTTCACCCAGGACCAGCGGGTGCGGGACCTGTCCGTGGTGGCCGGGGCATTCAGCTCGGGCAAGACCGCGGTGTTGGAGTTCATCGCCTACGGCCTCGGTGGGAAGCGCCATCCACGGCATCCTGAGGTGCTGCGGAAGGTCCGTTCCTGCCTTCTGGAAGTCGAGCTGTCCGGCGAACCGCACGTCATCGAGCGGCCCGTCGGGGAGCCGTCGAAGGTCGCCTACGTACGCCGGGGGACGCTGGACAGCCCGCCGCTCTCCAAACCTGAGAGCAGGACCATCGAGCCGGCGGGAGCGCCCGAGAGCCTCTCCGCTCTGCTGCTGGGGCACTGCAAGCTCGAAGGCGTTCAGCTGCGGGAGGCCCCCTCCAGCCGTGAGTCCCGGACCGACCCCCTGAGCATCCGCGACCTCATGAACCTCGCGTTCCTGCCCAACGAGCGCATCGCCTCCATGAACTTCCTGTTCGAGAACGAGTACATGAAGAAGCACAAGCTGAAGCAGGTGGTCGACGTCGTCTTCGGCGTTCACGACGACCGCGCCGTCGAGCTTGGGCAACGCATCAAGGAACTGGGCGTCCGACTCACCCAGGCACGCTCCGAACTCGCCGCAGCACGGGCGTTCGTCGACGAGCAGGACGTTCCCACGGTCGGCGCTCTGATCGCTGAGCAATACGAAGGCGAGCTGCGGGAGCTGACCGAGCAGCTACGGGCCCTCGACGAGGCAGCGCAAGCCGGCACCACCTTCGCCGGGCGTCTGCGCCGCGAGCACCAGCAAGCTGCCGAGCGCGCCCGGCGAGCTGCTGGCGTGGTACGTGACTGCGAGACGCAACTCACCCGGATGATGCCGCTGCGGGCGCAGTACGCGGACGACCTCGTCAAGCTCAACATGCTGGCCGAAGCGCAGCGCCTGTTCGACCCTCTCAGCGTCACGACCTGCCCGGCGTGCCTGAATCGGCTGCCCGTTCCCCCTTCGGTGGAGAACGGCTCGTGCAGTCTGTGCAGCCACGAGCTGCCCTACGACGACGGGCACCGGACGCTCGGCACCGCCACAGCCGAGCACTCGTCGGATGAAGGGCGGCTGGATGTCGCGGCGGAGATCAGAGCCACCAAGGCCCGTTTGAAGGAGATCACTGCCTACGTTGAGGGCCTGGACAGCTCGCTCGCCACGTTGAAGCTCCAGGCAGAAGACGCCGCCATCGACGAAGAACGTGCCGCGGCCGCGGTCGACGAAGCCACTTCGCCCACCGTCACTCCGTTCCTCGCCGCTCGCGACAACATCCAGCGCCGGCGCGAGGAAGTCCTCCGTCATCTCCAGCACGCCGAGAACGCGACGAAGCTTCAGGCTGGCCTGGAGAAGCGCGCCGCGCTCGTGGAGCGGCAGGAGGCACAGATCGAACGCCTGCGGGAGGAACGCGACCGGCTGGGAGATGCCGCACAGGACCGGGACCTGGTCGTCGGCCGAATCAGCGGCCGGTACAGCGAACTCCTGCGGCAGTGGCGCTACCCGAAACTCAGCCAGCCGGTGATCGACACGAATCTGGTTCCTCACGTACGCGGCGGCTCCTACCGCGAGGCGTCATCCGGCGCCCGGACACTCCTGACCCTGGCCTGGCAGCTGGCCGTCTTCGAGGTGGCCGTCGAAACATCGGCCGCCCACCCCGGCTTCCTCATGATCGACAGCCCGCAGAAGAACCTTGGCCACGGCGCCACGCGGGACGCGGTAATCGCAGACGCGATCGCCATCGACGACTTCTACCGCCACCTGACCAGCTGGCTGGCTGAACAGGGGGCCGGTGCCCAGGTGATCATCGTCGACAACAGTCCGCCCGTGCTCGTGGAAGAGAACGTCGTGGTCCGGTACAGCCGCAACGAGGATCGGCCCCCCTACGGGCTGATCGACGACGAGACCACTACAGACGAAGGCAGCCCCGAATTACCTCCTCACCCCGCCTAG
- a CDS encoding serine/threonine protein kinase, translating into MPDSIAVPTGVQPISFDVHAVRGGSPGGARDDFEMMIAQLAAATTPNVRSVAANPGDWGIDAFAGNLGGAITVWQSKYFMPVTTKKHVKQVEDSLDNVLKAAVKNGHTIASWILCIPSSMDGPMTAWWDTWKKAREKEHSIVIQLWDETALRKKLLSPEGDDVRRGFYETYAQAAPASVEQLRLVLEVEDDKAAALGSALFIRQMTEAGHVELDSAKRQFFNADLVAREIAHKDVPAEVAALSSADATLHGLWEMQFNECVAEDALRALHTRVWRDVRNEHDKLPKSLRLELVHSWGLVHRLVDNRKAGWVKHWRQIAAEHSDG; encoded by the coding sequence GTGCCTGACTCGATAGCCGTGCCGACGGGTGTCCAGCCAATCAGCTTCGACGTGCACGCAGTCCGCGGGGGAAGCCCCGGCGGAGCCCGCGACGACTTCGAAATGATGATCGCTCAGCTTGCCGCCGCGACGACCCCAAACGTACGGTCCGTCGCTGCCAACCCGGGCGACTGGGGTATCGACGCTTTCGCCGGAAACCTCGGCGGAGCGATCACAGTGTGGCAGTCCAAGTACTTCATGCCGGTCACCACCAAGAAGCACGTGAAGCAGGTCGAAGACTCGCTCGACAACGTGCTGAAGGCAGCCGTCAAGAACGGCCACACGATCGCCAGCTGGATTCTGTGCATCCCCTCCAGCATGGACGGCCCCATGACGGCATGGTGGGACACGTGGAAGAAGGCGAGGGAGAAGGAACACAGCATTGTCATCCAGCTCTGGGACGAGACCGCCCTCCGAAAGAAGCTGCTTAGCCCCGAGGGCGACGACGTGCGTCGCGGCTTCTACGAGACCTACGCTCAGGCCGCCCCCGCCTCCGTGGAGCAGCTTCGGCTGGTACTCGAAGTCGAGGACGACAAGGCAGCCGCCCTTGGCTCCGCCTTGTTCATTCGGCAGATGACCGAGGCCGGCCACGTGGAGCTGGACTCGGCCAAGAGGCAGTTCTTCAATGCCGATCTGGTGGCTCGCGAGATCGCGCACAAGGATGTTCCGGCGGAGGTGGCGGCGCTCAGTTCCGCCGATGCGACGCTCCACGGTCTATGGGAGATGCAGTTCAACGAATGCGTGGCCGAGGACGCGCTTCGGGCTCTCCACACCCGTGTCTGGCGGGATGTACGCAACGAGCACGACAAACTGCCGAAGTCGCTCCGCCTGGAGCTGGTGCACAGCTGGGGGCTGGTGCACCGGCTCGTGGACAACCGCAAGGCGGGATGGGTCAAACACTGGCGGCAGATCGCCGCCGAGCACTCCGACGGCTGA